CCTCTGCATCTGCTCTAAAATTTACCATTCTAAAATCCACCCTATGGAGAAAATGATGGCAAGTTCACACAGCACGAGCCAACGCCTTCAGCCGGTTTTGCCCCAAAGCCCCCACGCCAGGATGTCACCCATGGGGCCCGGAACTGTCCGCTGGACTGAAGGGTTTTGGGCTGACCATTTCGCACGAGTTCGCAGCCAGATGATCCCCGCCATCCACCGCGCTTTGAACGACCCAGACAACGGCGCAGTGCTGAGCAACTTCTACGTGGCCGCCGGTCTACAGGAGGGGGGACATCAGGGTACTTTCTGGAGCGACGGTGACTGCTATAAATGGATGGAGGCCATCATCCACGTCTTGGGTGTGGTGGATGATCCGGAGCTAGATCGCCTCCTCGACGAACTGATCGACGTCATTGCCCGAGCCCAGGAACCCGATGGATACATCTGCACTCAGGTGCAATTGACCGACAAAGGGCGCTGGCAGGCGCCCCAATTTCATGAGCTCTATAATATGGGCCATTTGATCACGGCGGCCTGTGCCCACCATCGGGTAACCGGCAAAGAGAACTTCCTGCAGGTCGCCCGTAAGCTCGCTGATTACCTGTACCAGGTATTTCAACCTCGTCCGCCTGAGCTGGCTAACTTTGGCTGGAATCCTTCCAACATTATGGCCCTGGTAGACCTTTACCGCATCACGGGTGAAACTCGCTACCTGGAACTGGCCCAGACGTTTGTGGATATGCGAGGATCCGCACCCAAAACGCCTGGCCGCCAGCAGGATGATCGGGGGGGTGGCGGTACCGATCAGATCCAAGATCGTATCCCTCTACGACAGGAAACCGAGGCTGTGGGGCACGCCGTAACGGCTACCTATCTATATTCCGGCGCTGCAGATGTCTATATGGAAACTGGGGAGCAGGCGCTCCTGGAGGCATTACAGCGCATCTGGTTGGATATGACCACTCGCAAAATGTACATCACCGGCGGTGTGGGGACCCATCACCACGCGGTTTCCAAGCGGGGAGACCGCATCTGGGAAGCCTTTGGCCTGGATTATCAGCTGCCAAATGCCACTGCTTATAATGAAACCTGTGCGAATATCGGCAATGCCATGTGGAATTGGCGGATGTTGCGTATCACGGGGGAGGCACGCTTCAGCGACATCATGGAATTGGTCGCCTACAACACCTTGCTCTCTGGCGTCAGCATGGATGGGACCCATTTCTGCTATACCAATCCTTTGCGCTGGTATGGCGCCGAACACCTCCTGCTCAGTCAAGATGCTCCCACTCGCTGGCATACTTTTCATTGCTACTGCTGCCCGCCCCAGGTGGCACGCACCATCGCACAACTGCATGAATGGGCGTATAGCCTGTCGCCGGAAGGTCTCTGGATCCACCTGTATGGCGGGAACACCCTGGAAACGTCCCTGGATGGCACCTCTTCCATCCGACTGAAGCAGGAGACTAACTATCCATGGGACGGTTACATCAAAATCACCCTGACAGCAGTCCCTACCCACCCCATGGCCCTCATGCTACGGATACCCGGTTGGGCGACGGGGGCAACCCTCCGGGTGAATGGCGAGCATTGGGCCGAGCAACCCCAGCCAGGTACCTATGCGGTGTTGAAACGCTCCTGGTCGCCCGGAGATGTGATTGAGCTGGACCTGCCCATGGAGCCTCGTCTCGTGAAGGCGCATCCCAAAGTCGAGGAGGCCGCTAATCATGTGGCCATCATGCGCGGCCCCGTGGTATATTGTCTGGAGTCCGTGGACTTACCCCCGGCGGTCTCCATGGATGAAATCTACATCCCCCGCGATGTCCGCCCTGTGGTCCGTTATGATGAAGAACTGTTAGGCGGGCTCGCCACCCTGGAGCTAGATGCCTGGGTCATCCATGGCCCTCCCTGGGACGGTCAACTCTATCGTATCCTCGGCGGCGAGTCCCGTCAGCCTGTGCAGGTGAGGTTGATTCCCTACTACGCCTGGAATAATCGGGGTGAGACCCAGATGACCGTTTGGCTCCCCCTCTGTTAGCCCAGTGGGGCTCAACCGATCCCGACCGACTGCGAAAATTCCAGGGCTCATCTCCCAAATGTGTGCGAACCTGTTCGGTTCCCTGCGAAACCGGGATGGGTAGCGCACATTTGTGGTAGATGAGCCAAATTCTAGAAGCTGTGGTGTAGAAATACACGAGAAGCCGCGGCGAACAACGCGCAGAGCGCTGTTTTTTCGTCACTCTCCTGCGTTTCGTGTAGGGCACCATGAAAGCCCATACCCCTCTATTTTATTGCGTTCTCCCTCGGGATGGCGTACAATAACACGGCGCACGAACACCCGTTCGCCTGGACGCGCCAGGGTTCTGGCTGGTCGTTGTGAGGTCGCACTGGTAAATCTTGGCAGAAAGTCGCCGTCGTATTCATGGCTCTACTGCACAAAGGTCAAATGAGGACGCTGACCCACGCAGATGAACGCTGATTCGGGCGATTCTCTCCTGCGTTTCTTTGCGCCTTTGCGCCTTTGCGCCTTTGCGTTCAAAAATGCCCTTTTTGCAGCGGAGTCATTCATTCACCAGAGGTCGTGCGCCCAGAGGGCATCCGGAATTTCTGCCGTGGTGTTGACGCCAGATTGTACCAGTGCCGTGAGTAGGGGGTAAGGACACGCTTTCCATGGCTTTAGATAAGCTGATCGTACGGGGTGCCCGCGAGCACAATCTGAAGAACATCAACCTGGAGATCCCCCGGGACAAGCTGGTGGTGATCACAGGGCTGAGTGGCAGCGGCAAGAGCAGTCTGGCCTTCGACACCATCTATGCCGAAGGCCAGCGCCGCTACGTGGAGTCCCTCTCGGCCTACGCCCGCCAGTTTCTGGGGCTGATGGAAAAGCCCAATGTAGACCAGATCGAGGGCCTCAGCCCAGCCATCTCCATCGACCAGAAAGGCGCCGGCCGCAACCCGCGCTCCACCGTGGGGACCGTCACGGAGGTCTACGACTACCTGCGCCTCCTCTACGCCCGCATCGGCCAACCCCATTGCCCCACATGCGGCGAGCCCATCACCCAGCAGAGCCCCACCCAGATCGTGGACAGCATCCTGGAGATGCCCGAGGGGAGTCGCCTCCTGATCCTGGCCCCCCTGATCAAGGACCGCAAGGGCCATCACAAAGGCGTCTTCGAGGAGCTGCAGAAGCAGGGCTACGTCCGCGTGCGGGTCAACGGCCAGCTCTACGAGGTCACCGAGGTGCCCGAGCTGGACCGCTACAAGATGCACACCATTGAGGCTGTCATCGACCGCATCATCGTGCGCCACCCCCGACCCGACCCGGACAACCCGGGCGAGGAGCTGCCCGGCACCGATGTTACCCGCCTCAGCGATTCGGTGGAGACGGCCCTGCGCCTGGGTGAAGGGGTCATGATCGTGGCGGACGTCACCGACGCCGATAACCCCAAGGACCGTACCTACAGCGAGCACTTTGCCTGCATCAAGTGCGGTACCAGCTTGCCGGAGATCGAGCCCCGCACCTTTTCCTTCAACAGCCCCCATGGCGCCTGCCCTACCTGCACCGGGCTGGGCACCCTCCAGGAGTTTGACCCCGACCTGATCCTGGAAGAGGACCTGAGCCTGGCCGAGGGCGCGGTGCGCCCCTGGCGCCGCCAGAACGGGGACGACGGCGACGGCTACTACCAGCAGTTGCTCCAGGCTGTCTGCCGCCAGTTCGCCATTCCCTACCAGGTTCCCGTGCGGGAACTGAGTCGCAAGCAGCGGGACATCATCCTCTACGGCCCGCCCCGCAAGCAAGAGAAGGTGCGCATTGAGTACCGCAACAGCAGCGGCCAGGCTCGCCAGTATGAGACCACCTTCCACGGGGTGATTGCCAACCTCCAGCGCCGCTACCAGGAGACCAACAGCGATTACATCCGCAGCAAGCTGGAAGAGTACATGAGCGTGCGCCCCTGCCCGGCCTGCCAGGGGAAGCGCCTGCGCCCGGAAGCCCTGGCCGTCACCATCGCCGGCAAAAATATCTGGGAGATCTCCCGCATGCCCGTGGAAGACTCCCTGCGCTGGATCCGCTGGCTGCAAGGGGAAACCCCGACGCCGGGCGAGGGAGCGCCAGCCAACCCAAGCCAGAATGGACGCATCCCCAACGACCGCTCCCCCCTGACGCCCCGGGAGCAGGCCATCGCCTACCAGGTCCTCAAGGAGATCGCTGCCCGGCTCCAGTTCATGGTCAACGTGGGCCTGGAATACCTGACCCTGGACCGCACCGCGGTGACCCTCTCCGGCGGCGAGGCCCAGCGCATCCGCCTGGCTACCCAGATCGGCAGCCAGCTCATGGGCGTGCTCTACATCCTGGATGAGCCCAGCATCGGCCTGCACCAGCGGGACAACGCCCGCCTCATCGCCACCCTGCAGGGCATGCGGGACCTGGGCAACACGGTGCTGGTGGTGGAACACGACGAGGATACCATCCGCGCCGCGGACTGGGTGGTGGATATGGGACCCGGCGCCGGCGAGCACGGCGGGCATGTGGTCTGCTCCGCACCCCGGGACGAATTTCTCCAGTCGCCAGACAGCCTCACCGCGCAGTACCTGCGGGGGGAAAAGCGTATCCCCGTCCCCCGGGAGCGGCGGGAAGGCAACGGCAAGTACCTCTACATCCGGGGGGCCAGCGAGAATAACCTGAAAAATGTGGATGTGCGCATCCCCCTGGGCAAGCTCATCGCCGTCACCGGCGTCAGCGGCAGCGGCAAGTCCAGCCTGGTGATCGAGGTTCTCTACAAAAAGCTGGCCCAGATGATGTACCGGGCCAAGGACCGGCCCGGCAAACATGCCGGCATCGAGGGTGTGGAGCACCTGGACAAGGTGATCGACATCGACCAGAGCCCCATCGGGCGCACGCCCCGCAGCAACCCGGCCACCTACGTGGGCGTCTTCACCTACATCCGGGACCTCTACGCCAGCCTGCCCGAAGCCAAGGCCCGGGGCTACAAGCCCGGCCGCTTCAGCTTCAACGTCAAGGGCGGCCGCTGTGAGACCTGCCAGGGCGACGGCATCATCCGCATCGAAATGCAGTTCCTGCCCGACGTCTACGTCCCCTGCGAAGAGTGCAAGGGCCGGCGCTACAACCGGGAGACCCTGGAGATCAAGTTCCGGGGCAAGTCCATTGCCGACACCCTGGACATGACCGTGGAAGAGGCCCTGGACTTTTTCCAGAACATCCCCCGCATCCGCAACAAGCTGGAGACCCTGAACGCGGTGGGGCTGAGTTACATCCGCCTGGGGCAGCCGGCCACCACCCTCTCGGGCGGCGAGGCCCAGCGCATCAAGCTCAGCAAGGAATTGAGCCGCCGGGCCACGGGCAACACCCTCTACATCCTGGACGAGCCCACCACCGGCCTCCACTTCGAGGATGTGCGCAAGCTGCTCAACGTCCTCCACGAGCTGGTCAACATGGGCAACACCGTCCTGGTCATCGAGCACAACCTGGACGTGATCAAGAGCTGTGACTGGATCATCGACATGGGGCCGGAGGGGGGCAACAAGGGGGGCTACGTGGTGGCCGAGGGCACGCCCGAACACATCGCTACCCTGGAGCAGAGCTACACCGGCCAGTTCCTCCGGCCCATCCTGGCCCGGGACGCGGTGCTCTCCGCCGACTGAAGGGGCCGCCCCGGGGTGAGCATCCCCCGTGGGCCCGGCCCTCCACCTACCTATCGACGGCTGAAACGTCCATGATCGCTGCTGTCACCTTCGACTTTTGGGATACCCTGGCCATTGATGACTCCGATGAACCCAAGCGGGCTGCTCTCAACCTGCCCAGCAAAGCCGAAGCCAGGGTCCAGCTCTTCGTGAACCGGGTCACCGCGCTCCACCCCCACATCAGCCGGGAGCGGGCAGCGGAAGCCTACCAGCGGGCCAACCAGCGTTTCCGGGAGGACTGGCACAACAACCACCGCACCCCCAGCGTGGTCACCCGCCTCTACTACGCCTACGAGTACCTGGGCCTGGAGCCGGCGCCCGGCCAGTACGCCCGGTTGGTACGGGAGGTGGACGAGCTGGCCCGGGAGATCGAGGCCATGGAGATCCGGATTCAGCCCGACTTTGTCCCCGGCCTGCACCAGACCCTGCAGGCCCTGTCCCAGGAGTACCGGCTGGGCATCATTTCCGACACCATCCACACCCACGGCCGGGGGCTGCGCTACCTCCTGCAGCGGCAGGGAGTGCTCCAGTACTTCAGCTGCTTTATCTTTTCCGACGAGGTGGGCGCGTCCAAGCCGTCGCCGGAGATCTTCCGGCGGGCCGCAGTGAGCCTGGGCTTCAACCCGTGGAACATCGTCCACGTGGGCGACCGGGAGGAGAACGACGTGGTCGGCCCCCGCTCCATCGGCATGCGGGCCATCCTCTTCACCGGCATCGTCGACCGGGGCAGCAGCCGCACCCGGGCCCACGCCGTCTGTCGCGACTTCCGCCAGTTGCCCGACATCATCCGCCGCCTGCGCTAACGGAGCTCAGCCATGCACCCTTCCTCATCCAATCACCCTGCCGTCGCCGAGGCGGTTGCGGTGCTGGCCGAGCGTTTCATGGCCTGTTTCCCGGCCACCGTCTCCCGCCCCCGCACCGTGGGCCGGGAGGCCGAGTATCCGGTGGTCACCGCCACGGGCGAAGCCGCCGATGTGCGCCGCCTTTGGGACTATCTGTTGGCCCGGGGCGACCTGGAACCCAAGTACGACGACGGCACCCGCAACCTGATCGTGGCCCTGACCGGCGAGGACTACTCCTACGCCCTGGAGGTGGGCGTGGGCACGGTGGAGATCAACACCCGGCCCTGCCCGGACCTGTTCACCCTGCAGGAGATCCTGGAGGCCGCGGTGACCCGGCTGGTACGGGCCGCGGCCCGGCGAAGCTGGATGGTGCTGGGCTATGGCATCCAGCCGGTTTCGCCGCCGACCCTGCGCCTCATGTCCCCCAAACAGCGCTACCAGAGCCTCTATCGGGCCATGGGCGCGGAGTGGCTCTGGTACACGGTCACCGCCAGCGACCAGATCCAGATCGACATCGGCCGGGATGAAATGGTGGAGATGCTCAACCTGGGCAACCTGATGGCGCCGGTCATCATCGCCCTCTGTGCCAACTCGCCCGTCTACGAGGGCCGGCTGAGCCCTTTCTGCAGCGGCCGGGAAGGGCGCATGGCCCAGATCCACGCCAGCGAGCACCGCCACGGCATGCCGGCCCGCCCCTACACCAGCATCGTCGACTACGTGGATACCGTCTCCCAGACCACTTTCCTGATCCTGCGCGCCGACAACGAGGTGGTGCCCAGCTCCCGGCTTTTCACCGAGTATCTGCTGGAGCACGGCCCCGACTTCGAGGCCTTCCTCTTCCACGAACACTACATCTGGAATAGCGCGCGGCTTCGAGCCGCTTATGGCACCATCGAGATTCGGCCGGCCTGTCAGCAGCCGTGGCGGGAGCACATGGCCGCCATGGCCCTGAGCCTGGGGCTCATCGAGGCGGCCAGGGAGATCCTGGCCTACGTGCAGGAGGCGCTGGGGGAAGAGTATTGGGAGATCATGCGCAACTACCACCGGCAGGTCATCGCCCGGGGCCTGGCCGCGCCCCAGCCGGCCCCCCGCTTCCTCTACCGCATCGTGGCCATGGCCGAGGAAGCCCTGCGCCGGCGGGGCTTCGGCGAGGAACGGCTGCTCCTGCCCATCCACAACCGGCTGCAACGGCAGCTGAACCCGGCCCAACAGGCCCGCCGCATCTTTCAGGTGGACGGCCTCCACGGCCTGCTGGCCCACGCCGCCATCCGCCCGGCCCTCACCAGACCGGCATCGTCTTGAAGACCTCCGCGTAGGGCACCTGAATCTCCTCGCCCGCCCGGGCGTCCATCTCCTTCATCCAATCCAGATTCTTCTCTCCCTCGGGAAACTGGCTACGGTGGGCCAGGCAGGCGGCCACCTTGCGCTCATAGACGGCACTCACATCCACAAACACGTCCGGCTCCCGCTGGGTGGAGAAGAGAAAGACCCGGGTCAGGCGGCAGAGGTCGGCGCCATTTTCAGCCAGTTGCTCGGGCCGATAGAGGGGCATCTTGGAGGGCATGTAGGCGTCCAGCGCAGCCTGTCCCGCGGCCCGATGGTCCGGGTGGATCTGGCCGGGCCAGTAGGGATCGAAGGTCAAGAGGGTGTCGGCCTGGGTGAGGCGATAGAGCCGCGCGATCTGGGCCCGCAGCTCCAGGCTGGCCACCAGCTCGCCGTCGTGGTGGCCCAGGTTGTAGACCCGGCGGATGCCCAACAGGCGGGCGGCCTCTTCGGCCTCGGCCAGGCGGGTGGCGGCCAGGGCCGGCCGCAGGATGCCAGCCTCTCGGGTGCCGATGTCGCCCAGGGTGCAGTTGACCGAGAAGATCTCCACTCCCCGCTCGGCCAGCATGGCCACTGTGCCGCCGCAGATGCACTCCAGATCGTCGGGGTGGGCCGCCACCACGATCAGCCGCTGGACTTCCGCAAATGCCTCCAGGCCGACCCGTTTGGTTTCCGGGGT
This sequence is a window from Litorilinea aerophila. Protein-coding genes within it:
- a CDS encoding PIG-L deacetylase family protein; this encodes MGTPETKRVGLEAFAEVQRLIVVAAHPDDLECICGGTVAMLAERGVEIFSVNCTLGDIGTREAGILRPALAATRLAEAEEAARLLGIRRVYNLGHHDGELVASLELRAQIARLYRLTQADTLLTFDPYWPGQIHPDHRAAGQAALDAYMPSKMPLYRPEQLAENGADLCRLTRVFLFSTQREPDVFVDVSAVYERKVAACLAHRSQFPEGEKNLDWMKEMDARAGEEIQVPYAEVFKTMPVW
- the uvrA gene encoding excinuclease ABC subunit UvrA, giving the protein MALDKLIVRGAREHNLKNINLEIPRDKLVVITGLSGSGKSSLAFDTIYAEGQRRYVESLSAYARQFLGLMEKPNVDQIEGLSPAISIDQKGAGRNPRSTVGTVTEVYDYLRLLYARIGQPHCPTCGEPITQQSPTQIVDSILEMPEGSRLLILAPLIKDRKGHHKGVFEELQKQGYVRVRVNGQLYEVTEVPELDRYKMHTIEAVIDRIIVRHPRPDPDNPGEELPGTDVTRLSDSVETALRLGEGVMIVADVTDADNPKDRTYSEHFACIKCGTSLPEIEPRTFSFNSPHGACPTCTGLGTLQEFDPDLILEEDLSLAEGAVRPWRRQNGDDGDGYYQQLLQAVCRQFAIPYQVPVRELSRKQRDIILYGPPRKQEKVRIEYRNSSGQARQYETTFHGVIANLQRRYQETNSDYIRSKLEEYMSVRPCPACQGKRLRPEALAVTIAGKNIWEISRMPVEDSLRWIRWLQGETPTPGEGAPANPSQNGRIPNDRSPLTPREQAIAYQVLKEIAARLQFMVNVGLEYLTLDRTAVTLSGGEAQRIRLATQIGSQLMGVLYILDEPSIGLHQRDNARLIATLQGMRDLGNTVLVVEHDEDTIRAADWVVDMGPGAGEHGGHVVCSAPRDEFLQSPDSLTAQYLRGEKRIPVPRERREGNGKYLYIRGASENNLKNVDVRIPLGKLIAVTGVSGSGKSSLVIEVLYKKLAQMMYRAKDRPGKHAGIEGVEHLDKVIDIDQSPIGRTPRSNPATYVGVFTYIRDLYASLPEAKARGYKPGRFSFNVKGGRCETCQGDGIIRIEMQFLPDVYVPCEECKGRRYNRETLEIKFRGKSIADTLDMTVEEALDFFQNIPRIRNKLETLNAVGLSYIRLGQPATTLSGGEAQRIKLSKELSRRATGNTLYILDEPTTGLHFEDVRKLLNVLHELVNMGNTVLVIEHNLDVIKSCDWIIDMGPEGGNKGGYVVAEGTPEHIATLEQSYTGQFLRPILARDAVLSAD
- a CDS encoding glutamate-cysteine ligase family protein, encoding MHPSSSNHPAVAEAVAVLAERFMACFPATVSRPRTVGREAEYPVVTATGEAADVRRLWDYLLARGDLEPKYDDGTRNLIVALTGEDYSYALEVGVGTVEINTRPCPDLFTLQEILEAAVTRLVRAAARRSWMVLGYGIQPVSPPTLRLMSPKQRYQSLYRAMGAEWLWYTVTASDQIQIDIGRDEMVEMLNLGNLMAPVIIALCANSPVYEGRLSPFCSGREGRMAQIHASEHRHGMPARPYTSIVDYVDTVSQTTFLILRADNEVVPSSRLFTEYLLEHGPDFEAFLFHEHYIWNSARLRAAYGTIEIRPACQQPWREHMAAMALSLGLIEAAREILAYVQEALGEEYWEIMRNYHRQVIARGLAAPQPAPRFLYRIVAMAEEALRRRGFGEERLLLPIHNRLQRQLNPAQQARRIFQVDGLHGLLAHAAIRPALTRPASS
- a CDS encoding glycoside hydrolase family 127 protein, with amino-acid sequence MGPGTVRWTEGFWADHFARVRSQMIPAIHRALNDPDNGAVLSNFYVAAGLQEGGHQGTFWSDGDCYKWMEAIIHVLGVVDDPELDRLLDELIDVIARAQEPDGYICTQVQLTDKGRWQAPQFHELYNMGHLITAACAHHRVTGKENFLQVARKLADYLYQVFQPRPPELANFGWNPSNIMALVDLYRITGETRYLELAQTFVDMRGSAPKTPGRQQDDRGGGGTDQIQDRIPLRQETEAVGHAVTATYLYSGAADVYMETGEQALLEALQRIWLDMTTRKMYITGGVGTHHHAVSKRGDRIWEAFGLDYQLPNATAYNETCANIGNAMWNWRMLRITGEARFSDIMELVAYNTLLSGVSMDGTHFCYTNPLRWYGAEHLLLSQDAPTRWHTFHCYCCPPQVARTIAQLHEWAYSLSPEGLWIHLYGGNTLETSLDGTSSIRLKQETNYPWDGYIKITLTAVPTHPMALMLRIPGWATGATLRVNGEHWAEQPQPGTYAVLKRSWSPGDVIELDLPMEPRLVKAHPKVEEAANHVAIMRGPVVYCLESVDLPPAVSMDEIYIPRDVRPVVRYDEELLGGLATLELDAWVIHGPPWDGQLYRILGGESRQPVQVRLIPYYAWNNRGETQMTVWLPLC
- a CDS encoding HAD family hydrolase codes for the protein MIAAVTFDFWDTLAIDDSDEPKRAALNLPSKAEARVQLFVNRVTALHPHISRERAAEAYQRANQRFREDWHNNHRTPSVVTRLYYAYEYLGLEPAPGQYARLVREVDELAREIEAMEIRIQPDFVPGLHQTLQALSQEYRLGIISDTIHTHGRGLRYLLQRQGVLQYFSCFIFSDEVGASKPSPEIFRRAAVSLGFNPWNIVHVGDREENDVVGPRSIGMRAILFTGIVDRGSSRTRAHAVCRDFRQLPDIIRRLR